The window ATCCCGTAGTAGATCGACGAGGCGTAGAGGCGGTTGCCGATCGGCACGCTGTCGTGCACGTACACCGAATCGTCGTTGCTCGGACCGATCGGTGTGCTGGGCCAGGTCGCGAGCGGCGCGGGCGCTTCGGGACTGGCGAGCGAGAGGATCCGCATGCCCGAAGAGGGATAGGCGCCCAGCCCGGCGTTGTAGCGGGTGCCGTTGCAGACCAGGATCGCGCGCGTGGTATCCACCGACACGGTGTGGGACCGGGCGAAGCCGGTCGCATACGTCGACGCGAGCACCGGATGCTCGGGATCGGTCATGCGGATGATCTGGATGCCCTCGCCGGCCCCGAAGCCCTCGGTGACCACGTACATCCAGCTCCGGTACTGCTTCATCTCCCGCCATTTCGAGGCCGGACCGGGGATGAAGCCCACCTGGTAAGCGGCCGCTGGGTCGGTCACGTTGTAGAAAGCGGTTCCCGTACCGGTGCCGATCACGGCGTATTCCCTGCCGTCGTGGTGTATGTAGGACCAGCACGACGAGTAGTTCCAGTTCCCGGGAGACGGGTTGGCCGGAGGGTAGTTGTCGAAGTGCGCCTTGAGCTCGAAGTTACGCAGGGTCAAGGCTCGGCCCGGGACCGGAGCGAGCAAGGCGGCCAGGGCCGCGGCGCAGGTCAGGATACGGAGATGGGCGGCGCCTGGTGGTGACTTGATCCCAGGGGTCATGTGCGGGACGAATGATAGGGCCTCCCGTCCCCGCTCTGCTAGAGTCGGCAGCCCAGGAATACGGCCGTGGAGGGCGTTGCCTCACTTGAAGCGTTCGATCCTGCTGTGCGTCAGCGTCTTGGCTCTGGTCACCGGCTGCGGGGAAGAGACCTTCGAGGCACCACCGGACTGCACCGGCCGTTTTCTCGTGGCCTACGCGCGGATGCCGGCCCCCGATCAGGGTGACCTCTACCTCTTCGACCACGACGGCCTGGGGTTCCATCTGCTGCCCGGCATCAACAGCACCTCGCAGCAGGAGCTGAACCCCACGCTGAGCCGCAACGTGCGGTTCATCGCCTTCGAGCGCGTGCTGACGGTCTCGGACCACGACATCCTGGTCTACGACCGATGCCAGGCATCACTCGTGAACCCGCCCAACCTCAATACCACCGGCATCGAGCGCGACCCGGCATTCAGCGGCGACGGCAACAAGCTGGCGTTCGTGCGCGACACGCTCTCGCGGCGTGAAATTCGCCTCTACGACGGGGTCACCGACCGTCTGGTGCCGCTGCCCGGCATCGAAGGGAGCGGCAGCTACCTGGACTCGAGCCCCGTCATCAACCAGAACGCGACCCTGATCGTCTTTTCGCGGTTCCAGGCCGACGATGACGTGCTCGTCTACGACGCGGTGAACGACAGCCTGATCGACCTTCCGGATCTGGCATCGGCGGGGAGCGACGTGGATCCATCGATCACGCCGGACGGCCGCTACCTCGTGTTCGCCTCGGACCGCTCGAGCCCGGGGGACTACGATCTCTACCTCTACGATCTCCAGCTGCGCAGCTTCCTCACGCTGCCCGCCGCCGCCAACACGGCCATGACCGAGCGACACCCGAGCGTCAACTACAACACGGACCGCATCGTCTTCGAGTCGAACCGCACCGGGACCCAGGGAAGCATGGACATCTACCTGCTCACCCGCAGCTCGGGGAACGTCACTTCTTCAGGTTCATCGCCCACCACCGACGCCCAGCCATGGATCGCATGGCAATAGGCCGCGCGTGATCCGAAGCTTCGGCCGCGCGCTCGGAATCGTCATCGCAGTCATCTTCGCGCCAGGCTGTGCCTCGAATTCCGATCCCAACCAGCCGGGCGACGGCGACCGGCCACCGATTCGGATCGCCTTCCTCAGCGAGCGACCGCCGAGCCCCGCGTTCGCGAGCGACATCTACCTCTACGACGCGTCGACCGGAGGCCCCGCGTTTTCACCACCCAACCTGAATACCGCCAGCGTCGAGGGGCCGTGCGCGATCTCGGGCGATGGCCGCCATCTGGCCTTCTGGACCAACCGCCAGCCCACGGGCTCGCTCGCCGTCATGCTCCTCTACGACATCCAGACCGGCGCCATCACGCTGCCTCACTGGGCCACCACGCTCCAGCAGGTCAACAACCCCGCGCTCACCCGTGATGGCCGCTATCTCGCGTTCCAGTACCAGGTCGGCGGATCCGATCTGTTCATCGGGATGGAGGACCTGGTCGGGGACTCGCTGCTCCCGCTGCCCAGCCTGAACCAGCCCGGAGTCCTCAGCTTCGATCCATCGCTGAGCGCCGACGGCAAGCTCATGGCTTTCGCGTCCGTTCGATCCGGCGGCGGCGGCGGCGGCTTCGATCTCTTCCTCTACTCGGTGCCGGGAGACAGCCTGATCCCGCTGCCCGGGATCAATTCGCCGGCCAGCGATCTCGCCCCGTCCCTGAGCGGAGACGGTCGCTACCTCGCGTTTCAGTCGGGCCGCGTGGGGCAGAATGGCGGCGTGCTCGATGTGTTCCTCTACGACCGGCAAACGCAGAGCCTGGTGTCGCTTCCGGGCGCCAACACGGCGCTCGCCGACTATCTCCCTTCGCTCTCGCCCGACGGCCGTTACCTGGTGTACACCACGGACTCCTTTGGCGGGCGCGACATCCGCGTCTACGACATCGGCGCCAGGCGGCTCCTGAACCTTCCGAAACTCAATGATCCCTACTTCTACGATTACTTTCCGTCGGTCGCCAATCCCTGACCGGAGTCGGGCATGACGACTCGTCGCGATTTCCTGCGCCGTATCTCGCTGGCCACCGCCGCCGCCATGGCGCCGACCGGTCTCGAGGCGCTCTGCGCCCGGATGGCCTCGGGGAAGAGCATCCAGTCTTCGGGCTTCGGCCGGCTCGTCGCCGATCCTTCGGGATTGCTCGATCTGCCCGAAGGCTTCCGTTACCGCTCCTTCTCGAGCGCGCGCCTCGGCACCACTTCGGACATGCAGTTCAGTCAGACGCTCTCGAACCGCGAGCCGGTTCCGGCGCTCCATGACGGCATGGCGGTCTTTACCGGCCGCGACGGAATGATGGTGCTCGTGCGCAATCACGAGATGGATCCCGGCCAGATCCCCGCCGTGGCGCCTGGCCGCACGCCGCGCTGGGACCGCCTCGGCACGGGCGGCACGACGACCCTGTGGGTGAACGCGAACGGCGAGCTGGTGCGGAGCTTCGCGAGCCTCGCCGGCACCTTCCGGAATTGCGCCGGAGGCGCCACGCCGTGGGGCTCGTGGCTCACGGCGGAGGAGTGCGTCTACACGCCGGGCCCTGTGGATCCCCACGTGCACCATCAGCGCCCCGACGTGGCCGAGGCTCACGGGTACATCTTCGAAGTCGATTCGCGCGCCGAGGACCTGGTGCCGCCGAGGCCCATTCGCGGCATGGGCCGCTTCTATCACGAGGCGCTGGTGGTCGACCCGGTGACGGGATTCGTGTACCTCACCGAGGACCGCACCGACGGCCTCTTCTACCGCTATCGGCCGCACCTGATCACGTCGCGGCGCAAGAAACCGGGCGAGCTGACCACCTTCGATCTCCACGAAGGCGGCGTGCTCGAGGCGCTGCGGCTCCCGGACCATCCCAAAGCACGGACGCAGAACCACGAGGACGGTCCGCCGCGGTTCACTCCCGGAAAGTGGATGCGCATCGACTGGGTCGCCATTCCCGATCCGGAGCCCAAGGTCGACATGGAGCGAGATCCCAACGACCGCGAGCGCGATCCGACGAAGCGGGTGGGGCGCACCGCCTCGGGCTCCACGCGCGCGCAGGGCACGGCGCTCGGCGCCGCGCAGTTCTCGCGCTGCGAAGGCATCACCCGCATGGGACGGCATCTCTACTTCTGCGCCACCAACGGGGGCAGCGCCGGCGCGGGTCAGGTGTGGAAGCTCGACCTCGGCGGCAACCGCCTGTCGCTCGTGCTCGAGCCCAACGATCGCAATCTCCTCGACGGTCCCGACAATCTCGCGGTCGCGCCAAACGGCGATCTGCTGGCGTGCGAGGACGGCACCGGCGAGAACTTCGTGGTCGGCATCACGCCGCGCGGCACCTGCTATCACTTCGCGCGGAACGCCTACAATCGCAGCGAATTCGCCGGCGCCTGCTTCTCGGC of the Candidatus Eisenbacteria bacterium genome contains:
- a CDS encoding alkaline phosphatase PhoX — protein: MTTRRDFLRRISLATAAAMAPTGLEALCARMASGKSIQSSGFGRLVADPSGLLDLPEGFRYRSFSSARLGTTSDMQFSQTLSNREPVPALHDGMAVFTGRDGMMVLVRNHEMDPGQIPAVAPGRTPRWDRLGTGGTTTLWVNANGELVRSFASLAGTFRNCAGGATPWGSWLTAEECVYTPGPVDPHVHHQRPDVAEAHGYIFEVDSRAEDLVPPRPIRGMGRFYHEALVVDPVTGFVYLTEDRTDGLFYRYRPHLITSRRKKPGELTTFDLHEGGVLEALRLPDHPKARTQNHEDGPPRFTPGKWMRIDWVAIPDPEPKVDMERDPNDRERDPTKRVGRTASGSTRAQGTALGAAQFSRCEGITRMGRHLYFCATNGGSAGAGQVWKLDLGGNRLSLVLEPNDRNLLDGPDNLAVAPNGDLLACEDGTGENFVVGITPRGTCYHFARNAYNRSEFAGACFSADGRTLFLNIQDPGVTFAIQGPWQGRKA